The following proteins come from a genomic window of Megalobrama amblycephala isolate DHTTF-2021 linkage group LG1, ASM1881202v1, whole genome shotgun sequence:
- the LOC125271021 gene encoding uncharacterized protein LOC125271021, with product MTPCLFLWILLEQTLASQNFHYVQKLEGESVDIFCVAKASKSHPSLLYLRRRFAHSESVLNISEDEMRADPETEGRIKISRQPNFLKTAEITVTLSDLRRTDTGLYVCDFSGNPSDQHSTNTALFLLVNAAGEPCSCMRYSLLIYSISAGVSLLLLTAIALFLTHKKPDTQQEHQTTVPIYEDMSSVRGRSENHHQICPTEPETSAPAWTKSNKKTMLGKL from the exons ATGACACcctgcttatttctctggattttaTTGGAGCAAACTTTAG CATCTCAAAATTTTCATTACGTCCAAAAGCTTGAGGGTGAATCAGTGGACATATTTTGTGTTGCAAAAGCAAGTAAATCACACCCATCGCTTCTGTACCTGCGACGAAGATTTGCTCATTCAGAAAGTGTTTTGAACATCTCTGAAGATGAAATGAGAGCAGATCCAGAAACTGAGGGACGTATCAAGATCTCCAGACAGCCGAATTTTCTCAAGACAGCCGAAATTACTGTGACGCTTTCTGATTTAAGACGCACAGACACGGGGCTTTATGTCTGTGATTTCTCGGGAAATCCATCAGATCAGCACTCGACGAACACAGCCCTTTTTCTGCTTGTGAATGCGGCAG GTGAGCCGTGCTCCTGTATGAGGTATTCTCTGCTCATCTACTCCATCTCAGCAGGAGTGAGTCTGCTCCTACTCACAGCCATCGCTCTCTTTTTGACGCAT AAAAAGCCTGATACTCAGCAAGAGCATCAAACTACAGTTCCGATTTATGAAGACATGTCAAGTGTGCGAGGACGCAGTGAAAACCATCATCAGATCTGTCCAACAGAGCCTGAAACATCTGCTCCAGCCTGGACCAAATCCAATAAAAAGACAATGCTGGGGAAACTGTAG